From Novosphingobium decolorationis, one genomic window encodes:
- a CDS encoding YdcH family protein has product MESSHVSALQLKHAGIDRRLHDELSRPMPDAVVIQALKKRKLMIKEEIGRG; this is encoded by the coding sequence ATGGAAAGTTCTCACGTCAGCGCCTTGCAGCTCAAGCACGCCGGTATCGATCGCCGGCTTCACGACGAATTGAGCCGCCCGATGCCTGATGCCGTGGTGATACAGGCCCTCAAGAAGCGAAAGCTGATGATCAAGGAGGAGATCGGCCGGGGCTGA
- the ptsP gene encoding phosphoenolpyruvate--protein phosphotransferase: MTSGAVDAARNILTGLHEVMASRQHAQAKLNTVVEVIGESLHSEVCSIYLLREGMLELFATRGLAQEAVHVTRLAIGEGLVGTIAEKIETLNLAEAAAHPDFSYRPETGEEKFHSFAGVPIVRRERAVGVLGVQHVERRRYEEVEIEALQTVAMVLSELITNAGLIDDDYAASLDPTHNAPEQLRGLPLVKGLAQGTAVYHQPRVTIEHIVAQDTEAERQRVILAFDKMREQIDRMAGQAEFGVGGEHEEVLETYRMFAYDEGWTRRINEAIDSGLTAEAAIERVQQRTRMRMRQIDDALLADRMHDLEDLANRLLRIVSGQIGTAASLGLRNDAILIARNLGPAELLEYDKRRLKGVVLEEGSLTSHVVIVARAMGIPVLGRVRGLRGYVREGDTLLLDAEQGMATVRPSPGAIEAFEARFAKNREKQAVYASMRDVEPVTKDGTRIQVRINAGLRDDIANLSLTGADGIGLFRTEFQFLVSATLPARERQTRLYRDVLDAAGSKPVVFRTVDIGGDKTLPYLRHDDGEGEENPAMGWRALRVALEREGLLKVQARALLEAAGGRELNVMFPLVAEPWEFDEAKAVFEGQLAYLRKTKRMLPEAIRYGVMLEVPALAEQLDILAPKISFLSIGTNDLTQFLFAADRSNPKLAERYDWLSPAILRFLRRVVTSLEGSNVDIGVCGEMGGRRLEALALLGLGIHRLSITPASVGRIKDLVGKTDLGEIETAMRGWLAEPPANLRETMHAWASARGLLTD, from the coding sequence ATGACCAGCGGAGCCGTCGACGCAGCACGAAACATCCTCACCGGCCTTCACGAGGTGATGGCCTCGCGCCAACACGCGCAGGCCAAGCTCAATACGGTCGTGGAAGTGATCGGGGAGAGCCTCCATTCGGAGGTCTGCTCGATCTACCTCCTGCGTGAGGGCATGCTGGAACTCTTCGCCACGCGCGGCCTGGCCCAGGAGGCCGTCCACGTGACGCGCCTGGCCATTGGCGAGGGTCTCGTCGGCACGATTGCCGAGAAGATCGAGACCCTCAACCTGGCCGAGGCCGCCGCGCACCCCGACTTCTCCTATCGTCCGGAAACGGGCGAGGAAAAATTCCACTCCTTCGCGGGCGTGCCCATCGTGCGGCGCGAGCGGGCCGTGGGCGTGCTGGGTGTCCAGCATGTCGAGCGGCGTCGCTACGAGGAAGTGGAGATCGAGGCGTTGCAGACCGTGGCGATGGTGCTCTCCGAGCTCATCACCAACGCAGGTCTGATTGACGACGATTACGCCGCCTCGCTGGATCCCACGCACAACGCCCCCGAGCAGCTGCGCGGCCTGCCGCTGGTCAAGGGACTGGCACAGGGCACGGCGGTCTACCACCAGCCGCGCGTCACCATCGAGCACATCGTCGCCCAGGACACCGAGGCCGAGCGCCAGCGCGTGATCCTCGCCTTCGACAAGATGCGCGAGCAGATCGACCGCATGGCCGGGCAGGCCGAGTTCGGCGTGGGCGGCGAGCACGAGGAAGTGCTCGAGACCTACCGCATGTTCGCCTACGATGAAGGCTGGACGCGCCGCATCAACGAGGCGATCGATTCCGGCCTTACCGCCGAAGCCGCGATCGAACGCGTGCAGCAGCGCACCCGCATGCGCATGCGCCAGATCGACGACGCGCTCCTGGCCGACCGCATGCACGATCTGGAGGACCTGGCGAACCGCTTGCTGCGCATCGTCTCGGGCCAGATCGGCACGGCGGCCTCGCTGGGCCTGCGCAACGATGCGATCCTGATCGCGCGCAACCTGGGGCCGGCCGAGCTCCTCGAATACGACAAGCGGCGTTTGAAGGGCGTGGTCCTGGAAGAAGGCTCGCTCACCAGCCACGTGGTGATCGTGGCGCGGGCGATGGGCATTCCGGTGCTGGGCCGCGTGCGGGGCCTTCGCGGCTATGTGCGCGAGGGCGATACGCTGCTGCTCGATGCCGAGCAGGGCATGGCCACGGTCCGCCCCTCGCCGGGCGCGATCGAAGCGTTCGAGGCGCGCTTTGCCAAGAACCGCGAGAAGCAGGCGGTCTACGCCTCGATGCGCGATGTCGAGCCGGTCACGAAGGATGGCACGCGCATCCAGGTGCGCATCAACGCGGGCCTGCGCGACGATATCGCCAATCTCAGCCTGACCGGCGCGGACGGCATTGGCCTCTTCCGCACCGAGTTCCAGTTCCTCGTCTCGGCCACGCTCCCTGCGCGCGAGCGCCAGACGCGCCTCTACCGCGACGTTCTCGATGCGGCGGGTTCCAAGCCGGTGGTCTTCCGCACCGTCGACATCGGCGGTGACAAGACGCTGCCCTACCTGCGCCATGATGACGGCGAGGGCGAGGAGAACCCGGCGATGGGCTGGCGCGCGCTGCGCGTCGCGCTCGAACGCGAGGGCCTGCTCAAGGTCCAGGCGCGCGCGCTGCTCGAAGCGGCCGGAGGGCGCGAGCTCAACGTGATGTTCCCGCTCGTCGCCGAACCCTGGGAATTCGACGAGGCCAAGGCCGTGTTCGAGGGCCAACTGGCGTACCTGCGCAAGACCAAGCGGATGCTGCCCGAGGCGATCCGCTACGGCGTCATGCTGGAGGTGCCCGCGCTGGCCGAGCAGCTCGACATCCTCGCGCCCAAGATCTCGTTCCTGTCCATCGGCACCAACGATCTGACCCAGTTCCTCTTTGCCGCGGACCGTTCCAACCCCAAGCTGGCCGAGCGTTACGACTGGCTCAGCCCTGCGATCCTGCGCTTCCTGCGCCGGGTGGTGACTTCGCTGGAGGGCAGCAACGTCGATATCGGGGTGTGCGGCGAGATGGGCGGGCGCCGTCTGGAGGCGCTGGCCCTGTTGGGGCTGGGCATCCATCGCCTTTCGATCACCCCGGCCTCGGTCGGGCGCATCAAGGACCTTGTCGGCAAGACCGATCTGGGCGAGATCGAGACCGCGATGCGCGGCTGGCTGGCCGAGCCGCCCGCCAACCTTCGCGAGACGATGCACGCCTGGGCCTCGGCACGCGGGCTTCTCACCGACTGA
- a CDS encoding MBL fold metallo-hydrolase: protein MQSDAEPERPYALAETIAPKVRRVLARNPSPFTYTGTQTYLVGDGAEVAVIDPGPAQEEHITAILDALGEARLTAILCTHTHRDHSPAAAPLSARTGAPIIGCAPLTLEDDGPRADAAFDADYRPSRVLADGESISGEGWTLTAVATPGHTSNHLCFALEETGALFTGDHVMGWSTSVVSPPDGDMSDYLASLARLYERTQDTIYFPAHGPAITKPHQLVRGMLGHRRSRERQILRQIEAGNTTIPAMVPAMYKGVDERLWPAAGRSVLAHLIDLERRDLVLRCGDAWRLPEGIA from the coding sequence ATGCAGAGCGACGCGGAACCCGAGCGGCCTTATGCCCTGGCCGAGACGATTGCCCCCAAGGTACGGCGCGTGCTCGCGCGCAATCCCTCGCCCTTTACCTACACCGGCACCCAGACCTACCTCGTGGGCGATGGCGCCGAGGTTGCCGTGATCGATCCCGGCCCGGCGCAGGAAGAGCACATCACCGCGATCCTCGACGCGCTGGGCGAGGCCCGCCTCACAGCCATCCTGTGCACCCACACCCACCGCGACCACTCCCCCGCAGCCGCGCCGCTGAGCGCGCGCACGGGCGCCCCCATCATCGGCTGCGCGCCGCTCACGCTGGAAGACGACGGCCCGCGTGCCGATGCGGCCTTCGACGCCGACTACCGCCCCTCCCGCGTGCTCGCCGACGGCGAGAGCATTTCGGGCGAAGGCTGGACGCTCACCGCGGTTGCGACACCCGGCCACACCTCCAACCACCTGTGCTTTGCGCTGGAGGAGACCGGCGCGCTCTTCACCGGCGATCACGTCATGGGCTGGTCGACCAGCGTCGTCTCCCCGCCCGATGGCGACATGAGCGACTACCTCGCCAGCCTCGCGCGGCTCTACGAGCGTACGCAGGACACCATCTACTTTCCCGCGCATGGCCCCGCGATTACCAAGCCCCACCAGCTCGTGCGCGGGATGCTCGGCCACCGCCGCAGCCGCGAGCGCCAGATCCTGCGCCAGATCGAGGCCGGCAACACCACCATCCCGGCCATGGTCCCTGCCATGTACAAGGGCGTCGACGAGCGTCTGTGGCCCGCGGCAGGCCGCTCCGTGCTGGCCCACCTCATCGACCTGGAGCGCCGCGACCTGGTCCTGCGCTGCGGCGATGCGTGGCGTTTGCCCGAGGGAATCGCTTGA
- a CDS encoding helix-turn-helix domain-containing protein has product MDNVETPEPTSQPLTAGQTLLKAREEAGLSRADIASRTKVAERHILSIEEDRFEDLAARTYAVGFSRAYARAMGLDEKVIAEKVRAQLDAHEPYAPVTQPSFEPGDPARVPSSGLAWLAGGAVVLVIGLVFYFWSSVFSPEGELPSLLPGDEPSAAPTPAQAVAAPSPSAAVPSGPVVLTANADQVWLRVSDGSGATLVETVLARGESWTVPADADAPTLRTARPDALAITVGGTAVPALSDKPETVSGVSLAPRDLLGSTAPAPASSPAATPAPTSTPTAASTPAPRATSTPTARTSPAASPRPSPTPSRTATARPSPAPSRTAAARPATARPSPSTPATQESGGPVSILPTGNASPSPTTVSTTSE; this is encoded by the coding sequence ATGGATAACGTGGAAACACCCGAACCGACCTCGCAGCCCCTCACTGCGGGCCAGACCCTGCTCAAGGCCCGCGAAGAGGCCGGTCTCAGTCGCGCCGACATCGCCTCGCGCACCAAGGTTGCCGAGCGCCATATTCTCTCGATCGAGGAGGACCGTTTCGAGGACCTCGCCGCGCGCACCTATGCCGTTGGTTTCTCGCGGGCCTATGCCCGTGCGATGGGGCTCGATGAAAAGGTCATCGCCGAGAAGGTGCGCGCCCAGCTTGACGCGCACGAGCCCTATGCGCCGGTCACCCAGCCCAGTTTCGAGCCCGGCGATCCCGCCCGCGTGCCCTCCAGCGGCCTCGCCTGGCTGGCGGGCGGCGCGGTCGTCCTGGTGATCGGCCTCGTCTTCTATTTCTGGAGCAGCGTGTTCTCGCCCGAAGGCGAGCTGCCCTCGCTTCTGCCCGGCGATGAACCGAGCGCGGCGCCCACTCCGGCGCAGGCTGTCGCCGCGCCATCCCCTTCGGCCGCGGTCCCGTCCGGGCCGGTCGTGCTGACGGCCAACGCCGACCAGGTCTGGCTGCGCGTCTCGGATGGCAGCGGCGCCACTCTGGTGGAAACGGTGCTGGCGCGCGGCGAGAGCTGGACCGTGCCCGCCGATGCCGACGCGCCCACGCTGCGCACCGCGCGTCCCGACGCCCTTGCGATCACCGTGGGCGGCACCGCGGTACCTGCGCTTTCGGACAAGCCCGAGACCGTCTCGGGGGTTTCGCTCGCGCCGCGCGATCTGCTCGGGAGCACCGCTCCCGCGCCCGCCTCGAGTCCGGCCGCCACGCCCGCCCCAACGTCCACGCCCACGGCTGCGAGCACGCCTGCGCCCCGCGCGACCTCGACGCCGACCGCGCGCACCAGTCCGGCGGCCAGCCCGCGTCCCAGCCCGACGCCGAGCCGCACGGCCACGGCGCGCCCGAGCCCGGCGCCCAGCCGCACGGCTGCTGCACGTCCGGCCACGGCCCGCCCGAGCCCGAGCACGCCGGCCACGCAGGAGAGCGGCGGCCCGGTCTCGATCCTGCCGACCGGCAACGCAAGCCCGAGCCCGACCACGGTATCCACGACTTCCGAATAA
- a CDS encoding adenylate cyclase: MASLAPAKTKALSFWQKVALGIAAFDLFAFLQFTARGFADVGAAPLWIHLHAAAMLAWLGFFVLQPTLIARGDVARHRQTGAIALVLALGVVVLGTYSTYMSVASRHVPGFFAPSYFLTLNTINIATFGALVLGAVVALGRDITAHPRLIVGANVMILEPALGRLLPFPLMQPWGEFAVMVLQLGVLALVARHDLAQFGRVHRATLVSLGAVAFSHTLVEMMGRLPAVHALAERIAQG, translated from the coding sequence ATGGCAAGCCTGGCACCTGCCAAGACCAAGGCACTGAGCTTCTGGCAAAAAGTCGCGCTGGGAATCGCGGCGTTCGATCTCTTCGCGTTCCTGCAATTTACCGCGCGCGGATTCGCCGATGTCGGCGCCGCGCCGCTGTGGATCCATCTTCACGCCGCCGCGATGCTCGCCTGGCTCGGCTTCTTCGTTCTCCAGCCCACGCTGATCGCACGCGGCGACGTCGCCCGCCATCGCCAGACCGGGGCCATCGCTCTTGTCCTCGCGCTCGGCGTCGTGGTTCTGGGGACCTACTCCACCTACATGAGCGTGGCGAGCCGCCACGTGCCCGGCTTCTTTGCGCCGTCGTACTTCCTGACGCTCAACACCATCAACATCGCGACTTTCGGTGCGCTGGTGCTGGGCGCGGTGGTCGCGCTTGGGCGTGACATCACGGCGCACCCGCGCCTGATCGTGGGCGCCAACGTGATGATCCTGGAGCCCGCGCTGGGGCGTCTCCTGCCCTTCCCGCTGATGCAGCCCTGGGGCGAATTTGCCGTCATGGTGCTGCAGCTGGGCGTCCTGGCTCTGGTCGCACGCCACGATCTGGCCCAGTTCGGGCGGGTCCACCGCGCCACGCTGGTCTCGCTTGGGGCCGTGGCCTTCTCGCACACCCTGGTCGAGATGATGGGCCGCCTCCCCGCCGTCCACGCGCTGGCCGAACGCATCGCGCAAGGCTAA
- a CDS encoding MBL fold metallo-hydrolase, which translates to MRARVAFAAALGLVLAGPAFAQDGEDPLNRPVALQYAEAFGEPGPPRLVHGATWSLGSPTLAVTLIDSGAGLVLIDAGLAQWAPVIEAHLEQIGYAIADVKLILSTEPHYDHASGLAALARDSGAKVLASAAGAEVLRAGHSTRSDPQLDELFTYAPVPEVTVVGDGEVVRLGALELTAHATPGHTPRSLTWSWQSCANADGCRNLVAAASLTSRTDGTYRYSAPENAGALAAFRDGLARLAGLPCDQVLSRHPAHAQAAGATGAEPCKALSAHFGAALDAQLEQEAASGQP; encoded by the coding sequence ATGCGCGCAAGGGTTGCCTTTGCCGCGGCCCTGGGGCTGGTCCTCGCAGGCCCGGCCTTCGCGCAGGACGGGGAGGACCCTCTGAACCGGCCCGTTGCGCTGCAATATGCCGAAGCTTTCGGGGAGCCCGGGCCGCCGCGTCTCGTCCATGGGGCGACCTGGTCGCTGGGCTCGCCCACGCTTGCGGTCACGCTGATCGACAGCGGGGCAGGGCTCGTGCTGATCGATGCCGGGCTTGCGCAGTGGGCCCCGGTCATCGAGGCGCACCTTGAACAGATCGGCTATGCCATTGCCGACGTGAAGCTGATCCTCAGCACCGAGCCGCACTACGATCACGCCAGCGGCCTTGCCGCACTGGCCCGCGACAGCGGCGCGAAAGTGCTGGCCAGTGCCGCGGGGGCCGAGGTGCTGCGCGCAGGCCATTCGACCCGCAGCGATCCGCAACTGGATGAGCTCTTCACCTATGCTCCGGTGCCTGAGGTCACGGTGGTCGGCGATGGCGAGGTGGTGCGTCTGGGCGCTCTGGAGCTGACCGCGCACGCGACGCCCGGCCACACGCCACGCAGCCTCACCTGGTCCTGGCAAAGCTGCGCGAACGCGGACGGCTGCCGCAACCTTGTCGCGGCGGCCAGCCTGACCTCGCGCACCGATGGCACCTACCGCTATTCCGCGCCCGAGAATGCCGGGGCGCTGGCCGCGTTCCGCGACGGGCTGGCGCGCCTGGCGGGGCTTCCCTGTGACCAGGTGCTCAGCCGCCATCCCGCCCATGCGCAAGCGGCGGGCGCGACAGGGGCGGAGCCGTGCAAAGCGCTCTCGGCGCATTTCGGGGCGGCGCTCGACGCGCAGCTGGAACAGGAAGCGGCCTCAGGGCAGCCCTGA
- a CDS encoding pseudouridine synthase, translating to MARLILFNKPFDVLSQFTDARSASPRATLSDYIDVPGVYPAGRLDRDSEGLLLLTDDGWLQSRISDPKYKTEKTYLVQVEREPDEAALAALRKGVMLKDGMTRPADVRRIDEPDLWARTPPVRFRKSVPDCWLELTIREGRNRQVRRMTAAVGHPTLRLVRWRIGDWSLEGIANGEWREA from the coding sequence ATGGCGCGCCTCATCCTGTTCAACAAGCCCTTCGACGTGCTCTCGCAGTTCACCGATGCCCGCTCGGCCAGTCCGCGCGCGACGCTGTCGGACTATATCGACGTGCCCGGTGTCTATCCTGCCGGGCGGCTCGACCGCGACAGCGAGGGGCTCCTGCTCCTGACCGACGACGGGTGGCTGCAGTCGCGCATCTCGGACCCGAAGTACAAGACCGAGAAGACCTATCTCGTCCAGGTCGAGCGCGAGCCTGACGAGGCCGCGCTCGCCGCGCTGCGCAAGGGCGTGATGCTGAAGGACGGGATGACCCGCCCGGCCGACGTGCGCCGGATCGACGAGCCGGACCTGTGGGCGCGCACCCCGCCTGTGCGCTTTCGCAAGTCGGTGCCCGACTGCTGGCTGGAGCTCACTATCCGTGAGGGCCGCAACCGGCAGGTGCGGCGCATGACCGCGGCTGTCGGCCACCCGACGCTGCGGCTGGTGCGCTGGCGCATCGGGGACTGGAGCCTCGAGGGCATCGCCAACGGCGAATGGCGCGAGGCGTGA
- a CDS encoding DUF1465 family protein yields MTHTLAICPRIVEGLYREALALSEDVRGTFSASGQMSGQLAPPARPTSGARTSSTDEDRIRIAYSRVGLATTTRMMHAIAWLLQHRAYFMGEIGAEQLRRHGRLAQDLRHAREGRADDETLLDAGITRLVARTRTFYARLERLDETWSLSREEAAAASAIERLRQRIEGRLAS; encoded by the coding sequence ATGACCCACACGCTGGCCATCTGCCCCCGCATCGTGGAGGGCCTCTACCGCGAGGCGCTCGCGCTGTCGGAAGACGTGCGCGGGACTTTCTCCGCGTCTGGGCAGATGTCCGGCCAGCTTGCGCCCCCGGCCCGGCCGACATCCGGCGCGAGGACATCCTCCACCGACGAGGACCGCATCCGCATCGCCTACTCGCGCGTGGGCCTCGCCACGACCACGCGCATGATGCACGCGATTGCCTGGCTGCTGCAGCACCGCGCCTACTTCATGGGCGAGATCGGCGCGGAGCAGCTGCGCCGCCACGGACGGCTCGCCCAGGACCTGCGCCATGCCCGCGAGGGACGCGCCGACGACGAGACCCTGCTCGATGCCGGGATCACCCGGCTCGTCGCGCGCACCCGCACCTTCTACGCGCGCCTGGAGCGCCTTGACGAGACCTGGAGCCTGTCGCGCGAGGAAGCCGCGGCGGCCAGCGCCATCGAGCGGCTGCGCCAGCGCATCGAGGGCCGCCTCGCCAGCTGA
- the nadA gene encoding quinolinate synthase NadA, giving the protein MTAMPDRADLKGLDLRAEIERLRKERNAVILAHYYQKPELQDLADFVGDSLELSRKAAETDADVIAFCGVKFMAEVAKILSPEKTVILPDMEAGCSLEDSCPPEKFKAFREAHPDHIALTYINCSTEVKALSDVIVTSSSAETILQQIPADQKIIFGPDRHLGGYLSRKFNREMLLWPGVCIVHEAFSETELLKLKAQHPGAPIAAHPECPPTIVDHADYVGSTSGILNYAKAMEGDTLIVATEPHIIHQMERALPGKTFIGAPGADGNCNCNICPYMALNTMEKLYIALRDLEPKIEIEETLRLDAKKSLDAMLEMASGTVGKGDLGTR; this is encoded by the coding sequence ATGACTGCCATGCCTGATCGTGCCGATCTGAAGGGCCTCGATCTGCGGGCCGAGATCGAGCGTCTGCGCAAGGAGCGCAACGCCGTCATCCTCGCCCACTACTACCAGAAGCCCGAGTTGCAGGACCTGGCCGACTTCGTGGGCGACAGTCTGGAACTCAGCCGCAAGGCCGCCGAGACCGACGCGGACGTCATCGCCTTTTGCGGCGTCAAGTTCATGGCCGAAGTCGCCAAGATCCTCTCGCCCGAGAAGACCGTGATCCTGCCCGACATGGAAGCGGGCTGCAGCCTCGAAGACTCCTGCCCGCCTGAAAAGTTCAAGGCGTTCCGCGAGGCCCACCCGGACCACATCGCGCTCACCTACATCAACTGCTCGACCGAGGTGAAGGCGCTCTCGGACGTGATCGTGACCAGCTCCAGCGCGGAGACGATCCTCCAGCAAATCCCGGCCGACCAGAAGATCATCTTCGGCCCCGACCGGCACCTGGGCGGCTACCTCTCGCGCAAGTTCAACCGCGAGATGCTGCTCTGGCCGGGCGTGTGCATCGTGCATGAGGCCTTCAGCGAGACCGAGCTTCTGAAGCTCAAGGCGCAGCACCCCGGCGCGCCGATCGCCGCACATCCGGAATGCCCGCCGACCATCGTCGACCACGCCGACTACGTGGGCTCGACCAGCGGTATCCTGAACTACGCGAAGGCGATGGAAGGCGACACGCTGATCGTGGCCACCGAGCCGCACATCATCCACCAGATGGAACGCGCGCTGCCCGGCAAGACCTTCATCGGTGCCCCCGGCGCGGACGGCAACTGCAACTGCAACATCTGCCCCTACATGGCGCTCAACACCATGGAAAAGCTCTACATCGCGCTGCGCGACCTGGAGCCGAAGATCGAGATCGAGGAAACCCTGCGGCTCGATGCCAAGAAGAGCCTCGATGCCATGCTCGAAATGGCCTCGGGCACGGTCGGCAAGGGCGACCTGGGCACCCGCTGA
- a CDS encoding nitrilase-related carbon-nitrogen hydrolase has product MPARRTVLREGALLGAGLAAGAPFLSATSRAAVPGAIAPYTAACVQTRVLPTWSSSGAPPPEARTANVETVADAIARTAGESGAKLLVFSEFCLQMPLVRLSPEQWEAGAVDLAGPEIARLRAAAQRAGAYVVLNPVEAIAAFPGRYFLTGLLLSPSGEIALTYRKLYDLTSKTRPSDVLPQWRDLYGDDSLFPVADTPLGRIGLTVGTDANWPEMVRSLALRGAEVVATCLASPNVTPSSPAQRAANAPDANDPALPVMARRLRAYENMAYMLTANLGPVGEADGNPLGAMQPSEIVDYHGNVLAASSDASARAITATLDIEAQRRARCTPGPANALLQLQSGLHAPDYAAARFDAPPAPGEDHAQAQRARIRDLVARGVLTAPASGLP; this is encoded by the coding sequence ATGCCCGCCCGCCGCACCGTCCTGCGTGAAGGCGCCTTGCTGGGCGCAGGACTGGCTGCGGGCGCTCCCTTCCTTTCCGCCACGTCGCGCGCGGCTGTGCCCGGTGCCATCGCGCCCTACACGGCGGCCTGCGTGCAGACCCGCGTCCTTCCCACCTGGTCCTCCAGCGGCGCACCGCCCCCCGAAGCGCGGACCGCCAATGTCGAGACCGTCGCTGACGCCATTGCACGCACGGCGGGCGAGAGCGGCGCGAAGCTCCTCGTCTTTTCCGAATTCTGCCTGCAGATGCCGCTCGTGCGCCTCTCGCCGGAACAATGGGAAGCGGGCGCGGTGGATCTTGCAGGCCCCGAGATCGCCCGGCTTCGCGCCGCCGCGCAGCGCGCGGGCGCCTACGTCGTCCTCAATCCTGTCGAGGCCATCGCCGCGTTTCCCGGGCGCTACTTCCTGACCGGGCTGCTGCTCTCCCCCTCAGGCGAGATCGCGCTCACCTACCGCAAGCTTTACGACCTCACCAGCAAGACCCGGCCGAGCGACGTCCTGCCGCAATGGCGCGACCTCTATGGGGACGATTCGCTGTTTCCCGTGGCCGACACGCCGCTGGGCCGGATCGGGCTGACGGTGGGGACCGACGCCAACTGGCCCGAGATGGTGCGCAGCCTGGCCTTGCGGGGCGCCGAAGTGGTGGCCACCTGCCTCGCTTCGCCCAACGTCACGCCCAGTTCCCCGGCACAGCGCGCCGCGAACGCCCCTGATGCCAACGACCCGGCGCTGCCCGTCATGGCCCGGCGCTTGCGCGCCTATGAGAACATGGCCTACATGCTGACCGCGAACCTGGGTCCGGTGGGGGAGGCAGACGGCAATCCTCTCGGGGCCATGCAGCCGAGCGAAATCGTGGACTACCACGGCAACGTGCTCGCCGCCTCGAGCGATGCAAGTGCCCGCGCGATCACAGCCACGCTCGACATCGAGGCCCAGCGTCGCGCGCGCTGCACGCCCGGGCCTGCCAACGCGCTGCTCCAGCTCCAGAGCGGTCTGCACGCACCCGACTACGCCGCCGCGCGCTTTGATGCGCCGCCCGCGCCCGGCGAGGATCACGCACAGGCCCAGCGCGCACGCATCCGCGATCTCGTCGCGCGCGGCGTGCTGACCGCGCCCGCCTCAGGGCTGCCCTGA
- a CDS encoding YdcH family protein codes for MTEEEMRKRLEILRIEHRDLDAAIDALRAAGGTDQLQIARLKKRKLGLKDQISHIEDYLIPDIIA; via the coding sequence GTGACCGAAGAGGAAATGCGTAAACGGCTGGAAATCCTGCGGATCGAGCACCGCGATCTCGACGCCGCGATCGATGCCCTGCGCGCGGCAGGCGGCACCGACCAGCTGCAGATCGCACGCCTGAAAAAGCGCAAGCTGGGCCTGAAGGACCAGATCAGCCACATCGAGGACTACCTGATTCCCGACATCATCGCCTGA